Proteins encoded together in one Cicer arietinum cultivar CDC Frontier isolate Library 1 chromosome 4, Cicar.CDCFrontier_v2.0, whole genome shotgun sequence window:
- the LOC101505985 gene encoding uncharacterized protein: MDFFTRDLNEDSILRCPFLRNINEPTNFSFVSPLAFPMPVRAAKGPIFEDGPNFDLAFRLFHGSDGVVPLSERSFQRVEKVNHEHPKSQFNPLAAKAATISLSSFGFGGFGFDAFSEKWKNQNKKSKSSKKEPSSQNGSKHEAGNDWLQDGNCPIAKSYRAVSNVLPLVAKAIQPPAGMKYKCPQVIVEARAAIARTAFAKNLRPQSLPTKVLVIGMMGMAANVPLGIWREHTKKFSPSWFAAVHAAVPFIAMLRKSVLMPKSAMAFTIAASVLGQVIGSRAERYRLKAIAAKKLSAIETSDVGSVQLPVVKSKDRHCGDDAMKWNAASLQLTATSSTDVFC, encoded by the exons ATGGACTTTTTTACCAGAGACCTAAACGAGGACTCTATCCTTAGGTGTCCGTTCTTGAGGAACATCAATGAACCGACTAATTTCTCATTTGTTTCGCCTTTGGCTTTTCCTATGCCT GTGCGTGCAGCTAAAGGTCCAATTTTTGAAGATGGTCCCAATTTTGATTTGGCATTTAGGCTTTTCCATGGGAGTGATGGTGTAGTTCCTTTATCTGAGAGATCTTTTCAGCGTGTAGAGAAAGTGAACCATGAACATCCAAAATCCCAATTCAACCCTTTGGCTGCAAAGGCAGCAACTATTAGTCTATCATCATTTGGATTCGGCGGGTTCGGTTTTGACGCATTTTCTGAGAAGTGGAAAAACCAGAATAAAAAATCCAAGTCATCAAAAAAAGAACCTTCTTCACAG AATGGTTCAAAGCATGAGGCAGGCAATGACTGGCTGCAAGATGGAAACTGCCCAATTGCAAAGTCATACCGTGCTGTTAGTAATGTCCTTCCACTTGTAGCGAAGGCTATTCAGCCACCTGCCGGCATGAAATACAAGTGTCCACAGGTAATAGTTGAGGCCCGGGCGGCTATAGCACGCACTGCATTTGCAAAGAATCTACGCCCTCAGTCCTTGCCTACAAAAGTTCTTGTGATAGGGATGATGGGGATGGCAGCTAATGTTCCCTTGGGTATATGGCGAGAACATACCAAGAAATTTTCACCATCATGGTTTGCTGCTGTCCATGCCGCTGTTCCATTCATAGCAATGCTTAGGAAGTCTGTCTTAATGCCTAAATCAGCCATGGCATTTACCATTGCAGCATCGGTGTTGGGCCAAGTTATCGGCTCAAGAGCTGAGAGATACAGGCTGAAGGCAATTGCTGCAAAAAAGTTGTCTGCAATAGAAACTTCCGATGTTGGTTCGGTCCAGTTACCTGTGGTTAAATCTAAAGACAGGCACTGTGGTGATGATGCTATGAAATGGAATGCAGCTTCCCTTCAGCTGACAGCAACTTCATCAACTGATGTATTTTGCTGA
- the LOC101505660 gene encoding RNA pseudouridine synthase 5, with translation MSRQKKIGVPWPELNDGLSYNDVVRPSDAGLTLIEFYSTKYKSSAPLQGWLQRIKSDQITVDAKVVTDPNTLLRAGSKLVYHRLPWKEPDAPHTIQVLYEDDDIIALNKPSGLQVLPGGLFQQRTVLTQLQWETNNKCTFEAHQKPHPVPVHRLGRGTSGILLCAKTKLARVHLASYFADGTSRIGGKRDTNQELGKIAKIYRALVSGIIDNDKVTIDQPIGMVKYPGVAKGLYVASQSGKPALSVVDILERNVKENSTLVQVKIQSGRPHQIRIHLSFIGHPLIGDPLYAVGGQPKCLDYDFLDDSFAEDGGYPRPPKPVPGDCGYYLHAHELLLTHPITNEIIEIIAPLPSILQTHEEAKEIAIAQ, from the exons ATGTCGAGGCAGAAGAAAATCGGAGTTCCTTGGCCGGAATTGAACGACGGCCTTTCCTACAACGACGTCGTTCGACCCTCCGATGCTG GTTTAACACTAATTGAGTTTTACTCCACCAAGTACAAAAGTTCAGCTCCCTTACAAGG TTGGTTGCAGCGTATAAAAAGTGACCAG ATAACAGTTGATGCAAAAGTTGTTACTGATCCAAACACACTCCTCAG AGCCGGCTCGAAGCTTGTCTATCATAGACTTCCGTGGAAGGAGCCCGATGCGCCTCACACCATTCAAGTCTTGTATGAAGATGATGACATT ATTGCTCTAAATAAGCCTTCTGGCCTGCAAGTTCTGCCTGGAGGTCTGTTTCAGCAAAGAACAGTTTTAACACAACTTCAATGGGAAACCAACAATAAATGTACCTTTGAAGCACACCAAAAGCCTCACCCTGTTCCAGTACATCGCCTAGGGAGGGGAACTTCAG gaattttattatgtgcaaAGACAAAACTAGCCAGGGTTCATCTTGCATCTTATTTTGCTGATGGAACATCTCGCATAGGAGGAAAAAG AGATACAAACCAGGAACTTGGGAAGATTGCAAAGATATACCGAGCACTTGTGAGTGGGATAATTGATAATGATAAG GTGACAATTGATCAGCCAATTGGAATGGTAAAATATCCTGGAGTTGCTAAAGGGTTATATGTTGCTTCTCAATCAG GAAAACCAGCGCTCAGTGTGGTCGACATTCTGGAAAGGAATGTAAAAGAAAATAGCACATTGGTCCAG GTTAAGATTCAATCTGGACGACCGCATCAAATCCGCATTCATCTCTCTTTCATAGGGCATCCTTTGATTG GTGATCCTCTTTATGCTGTTGGTGGACAGCCAAAATGCTTGGATTATGACTTCCTTGATGACAGTTTTGCTGAAGACGG GGGTTATCCAAGACCGCCGAAACCAGTTCCTGGAGATTGTGGATATTATTTGCATGCACATGAATTGTTGCTCACACATCCAATAACTAATGAG ATAATTGAAATCATTGCACCCCTTCCTTCCATCCTCCAAACACATGAAGAGGCTAAAGAAATTGCTATTGCTCAGTAG